A stretch of the Stegostoma tigrinum isolate sSteTig4 chromosome 34, sSteTig4.hap1, whole genome shotgun sequence genome encodes the following:
- the LOC132205986 gene encoding zinc finger protein 271-like — translation MEGKPFKCEVCDKAFVASSTLLRHQRIHTGEKPFRCKVCSKAFIQSSDLLKHERIHTGEKPFTCEVCDKSFSDSSALRKHQRIHTGEKPFTCEVCDKSFSDLSTFRRHQHIHVGEKLFTCEVCDKSFSDLLVLHKHPCSHTEEKLFMCEVCDKLFSDLASLCVHQCMHTGKKPFVCKLCDKSFSDEAGICKHQRLHTQKKPFTCEVCDKSFSQLTNLRAHRHIHTGEKPFTCEVCHKSFSQSSTLRVHRHIHTGEKPFICEICGKSFSQLTNLQTHQRVHTGEKPFKCEVCDKSFSQSSILHAHRHIHTGEKPFTCKVCDKAFSHLTNLRAHERIHTGEKPFKCKMCDKSFSHLTNLHTHQRIHTGEKPFMCKVCDKSFSQSSMLRIHQLIHTGEKPFTCEVCDKSFSHLTNFRTHHRIHTGEKPFTCEVCDKSFSQSSILHVHRHIHTQQKPFTCDVCGKSFSRSSYRLLHQRIHTLM, via the coding sequence ATGGAAGGGAAACCATTCAAGTGTGAAGTTTGTGATAAAGCTTTTGTGGCCTCTTCGACCCTCCTGAGACACCAGAggattcacacaggagagaaaccctTCAGGTGTAAGGTTTGTAGCAAAGCATTTATCCAATCCTCGGATCTCCTGAAGCATGAGAGGATacacacaggagagaaaccatttacatgtgaggtgtgtgacaaatcattctcagacTCATCGGCCCTCCGCAAACACCAACgtattcacactggagagaaaccatttacGTGTGAGGTGTGTGATAAATCATTCTCAGACTTATCGACCTTCCGCAGACACCAACACATTCATGTAGGGGAGAAACTGTTCACGTGTGAGGTGTGTGATAAATCATTCTCAGACTTATTGGTCCTCCACAAACACCCATGCAGTCACACAGAGGAGAAACTATTcatgtgtgaggtgtgtgacaaattATTCTCAGACTTAGCAAGTCTGTGTGTACACCAATGCATGCACACAGGCAAGAAACCCTTTGTGTGCAAActatgtgacaaatcattctctgaTGAAGCAGGCATCTGTAAACACCAAAGACTTCACACCCAGAAGAAACCATTTacatgtgaggtgtgtgacaaatcattctcacagTTAACAAACCTCCGTGCACACCGACACATTCACACCGGGGAGAAACCATTTACATGTGAGGTGTGTCACAAATCATTTTCGCAGTCATCAACCCTCCGTGTCCaccgacacattcacactggggagaaaccctTCATATGCGAGATATGTGGCAAATCATTCTCGCAGTTAACAAACCTCCAAACACACCAACGTGTTCACACCGGAGAGAAACCATTTAAATGCgaagtgtgtgacaaatcattctcacagTCATCAATCCTCCACGCACATCGACACatccacactggagagaaaccattcacatgcaAAGTGTGTGATAAAGCATTCTCACATTTAACAAACCTCCGTGCCCATGAGCGCATTCACACTGGAGAAAAGCCATTCAAATGCAAgatgtgtgacaaatcattctcacatTTGACGAACTTACACACAcatcagcgaattcacactggtgagaaaccattcatgtgcaaggtgtgtgacaaatcattctcacaaTCATCAATGCTCCGCATACATCAACTTATTCACAccggggagaaaccattcacgtgTGAGGTATGTGACAAATCATTTTCACATTTAACAAACTTCCGCACACACCATCgcattcacactggagagaaaccatttacGTGCgaagtgtgtgacaaatcattctcacaaTCATCAATCCTCCATGTACAtcgacacattcacacacagcaaAAACCATTCACGTGTGATGTGTGTGGCAAATCATTCTCAAGATCATCCTACCGCCTACTGCATCAGAGAATCCACACATTAATGTAA